The following is a genomic window from Hydrogenobaculum sp. Y04AAS1.
TATCTTTGTAAAAAAGCTCATATACTTTGGCATCTGGTGGTAAGTTTTTATAGGCTTTTAAAAGGAGTTTAGAGAGTTTAAAGCTGTCTTTTGGTATTATAGAAGCTTTAGTTTGCTCTTTTATATCCACTATCGGGATATTTGGAAAAGCTTTTTCAAAAATATGTTTTTCTTTTTCTTTTACTATTTTTATTTGATAATGTACTGATAAAAGAAACACCAAGTAGCTTATTAAAATCCCCAAAACAAATATACCTATACTTACAAATTCTTTTTTTAGCTTTTGAAAAGATATCCTTTGAATTTGGTTAAATCTATCTTTGACTTTTTTTAAAGCACCACCAAAAGCTATAAGTTGACCCTTTTTAATATATAGCATAGGTAATGCTCTTAAGTTAGGAGCTTTTATATCTTCTATATCGTAAAGTATATCACCTTCAATTGTGTTTAGTTTGTCTATAAGTTCATCTTTGTCAAATATTACCTCATAGTAAACTATATCCTTATTCTCTACTCTACAAAGCACATAAGCATAAACATCTTTAAAAACCACGTAAAGGTTGTCATAGCCCATGATATCAAGAGCCCTTAAAAGAGCCAAAGCCCATATATCTTCTGTGTCAAAGTCTATAGGCTTTTTGGTTAAAAATTTATATCCAGATATATCCAATATACTTGATGTAGGATCAATACTTGAAGTATCTTTTATCAAAAGAGCATCCTTTACAGGTAGTACTCTAATTGTTACATCTTCTTTACCTTTATTTTCTACTATTTCAAAAGAATTTTTTATTTTTCTTAGAACTACCGAAGTGTCTAAATATATACTCCTTATGAGCATTTAATCATATTTTTTATCAGACCTTACTCTTACTACGGTGTGAAGATTTCCCCTTGGATGAAAATCCCCTATTACCTCTAAAAATTTTGGTTTTAAAAGCTCAAAAAGTTTGTTGTATATGGTGTTTGTAGCTGCTTCATGAGATATATATTGATTTCTAAAAGAGTTTAGCCATAGTTTTAAAGATTTTAATTCTACAATGTATTCGTTTGGTATATACCTTATCTTTATGGTGGCGTAATCAGGATAACCAGACCTAGGGCAAAGACAGCTAAACTCTGGAAAAGACATTTCTATTATATAGTCGTTTTCTTTGGCTGGGTTTTCCCATGGTTCTAAAGCTGCTTTTTCTATTTCAATTTCACCGTACTTTTTCTCTTGTTGCATAATGGGTATAATGATAATACAAATAAGATGTTTTGTCAATTACAGAGTATTATAATTATCTTATGTATTTTGCTTTTAAAATACTCAAAAATCCCTACATTAACGGTATTTTATTTACGCTCATATGTTTTTTGCCTATATATTTTTCCAAAAGCCCAAAAGTCTCCAACATATCTATAAAAACTGTAGACCTAAGAAAAGCTCATATATCCATTGGCAAAACATCTAACATCGCTTATATCGTTTTAGCTTCAGATCCCAAAACCCTAAACCCAGTACTAGCTCAAGAGACATCTTCCACCGATGTAATCGCCCCTCTTTTTAACGGCCTTACAAAGATTGACTTAAAAACTATGAGCATAAAACCAGAACTCGCCTCTTCTTGGAAAATACTAAATAACGGAAAAACCTACATAATATATCTTAGAAAAGGTTTAAAATGGTCCGATGGAAAACCCCTAACCGCTTACGATGTAGAGTTTACCTACAACGATATATATTATAACCCTCATATTCCAAATTCTATAAAAGATACGTTATCAGTGGATGGTAAACCTTTCAAGGTAAAAGCGTTAAACAAATACACTGTAGAGTTTGATTTGCCTCACCGGTTTGCCCCCTTTCTACAATCTATAAGCGCTCCCATACTACCAAAGCATATTTTAGAAAACGCTGTAAAACAAAATACCTTTAACACATTTTGGAGTGTATCTCAAAAGCCTTCTTTAATAGTAGGCTCTGGTCCTTATAAGCTCGTCAAATATGTAAAAGGCCAATATGTAGAATATGAGGCAAATCCATATTATTATAAAAGCCCGAAAAACCTCCCTTATATAAAACGTATCAAAGCTTTTATTATACAAGATAAAAATATAGCCCTCATTCAGTTTTTAGAAGGAGATATATCTTACATTGGACTATCCCCAGAAGATCTATCTTACTTTGCTTTAAACAAACCAAAAACCCCGGCTATAGTATATGACTTAGGGGAGACTCCAACCACCACGTTTATCACATTCAATCAAAATCCTCATGCAGATATACCAAAATACAAACTAAAATGGTTTCAAAACAGATTTTTTAGAGTGGCTATATCTTACGCCATAGATAGAAAAGCTATAGCTTCTATGGTTTACAACAACATGGCAAGCCCGCTCTATGGACCGATAACCCCCGCCAACAGACCCTACTATAAAAAAGGTTTATTTAAACGTTATCCTTTTAATCTATCAAAAGCCAAAAAACTTTTTATAAAAGCTGGTTTTTATTACAAAAAAGGTAAGCTCTACGATAAAGATGGTCATAGAGTAGAGTTTAGTCTTATCACAAACTCAGATGCCCAAGATAGAAAATATATAGGAGCCATTGTAAAAGAAGACTTGGAAAAAATAGGTATAAAAGTGATATTTCAACCAATAGACTTTAACTCTTTGGTATCTAAACTTACAACACCTCCTTATCAATGGGAAAGCGTTTTGATAGGGCTAACTGGTTCCATTGACCCAAACGATGGTAAAAACGTTTGGTATTCAAAGGGTTCTTTACATATATGGCATCCTATGGAGAAAAAACCAGCCACACTTTGGGAAAAAGAGCTCGATACGTTGTTTGACGAAGGGTCAAAAACTATAAATCCCAAAAAGCGTATAGATATATATAGAGCCGCTTTTTATTTAATTCAGCATTACGAGCCTATGGTTTTCATAGTCACGCCTAAAAGCCTAATGACCTCAAAAGTTTATATGAAAAATTTTTATCCTACAGTCTGGGGCTTTTATAAAAAAGATTATATGTATATTAAAAGGTGAAAGGCTATTAGATAGAAGTTTCTGTTATAACACGATATAATAAAGACACAAACTGATTAGTTTCATAGTTTTTAATGATAAGAATTAGATATTATTTTTATGGATGATAAAAGAGTATATATATTTGATACGACGTTAAGAGACGGTGAGCAAGCCCCTGGTTTTTCAATGACCATAGACGAAAAGCTCCAAATGGCTCATCAGCTGGCAAGACTTGGGGTTGATATCATAGAAGCTGGTTTTGCCATAGCTTCTAAAGGAGATTTCGAAGCTATAAAACTAATCTCTGAGGAAGTAAAAGGACCTACCATATGCTCTTTGGCAAGGGCAAACGAAGCTGATATAGAAAGAGCTGCCGAGGCTTTAAAATCAGCCGAAAGAAAACGCATACACACTTTTATAGCCACATCCGATATACACATGCAGTACAAACTCAAAAAAACCAAAGAAGAAGTGTTAGAACTTGCTAAAAAAGCGGTAAGGTTTGCAAGAAACTTTACAGACGATGTAGAGTTTTCCTGTGAAGATGCCACCAGAAGCTCAAAAGACTTTCTTTACAAAATCATAGAAGAGGCTATAAAAGAAGGTGCCACCACTATAAATATTCCAGACACCGTTGGATACGCTACGCCTTTGGAGTTTTATGAGCTTATAAAAAGCATAAAAGAAAATGTTCCAAATATAGACAAAGCCATTATAAGTGTGCATTGCCACAACGATCTTGGCATGGCTACAGCAAACTCACTTATGGCTTTAAAAGCTGGGGCAAGACAGATAGAATGCACTATAAACGCCATAGGAGAAAGGGCTGGAAACGCAGGACTTGAAGAAGTGGCGATGGCTTTGGTAGTAAGAAAAGAATACTTTGATAATCTTTATACCAATATCAACACAAAAGAGATATACAAAACCAGTAGGCTTTTATGTAGAATCACCAGCAGCTTCGTACAACCAAATAAAGCTGTGGTAGGAGACAACGCCTTTGCCCATGAGTCTGGCATTCATCAGCACGGTGTGTTGTCAAATCCTATGACCTACGAGATCATGAAACCAGAAGATGTAGGATTTCCATCAAACAGAGTTGTACTTGGTAAGCACTCCGGAAGACACGCTTTAAAATCTCGTTTGCAAGAGCTTGGCATAGAACTCCCAGAAGAAGAGTTTGAAAAGCTTTTTGAGGAGTTTAAAGCTCTTTCTGATAAGAAAAAATACATATACGACGAAGACATAGAAGCCCTCATTTACAAAGATGTATTAAAACAAGACAACAAGTCTTTAAAACTAATAAGCTTTCAAGTCCAAACTGGAGACAATTTACTTCCCACTGCCACAGTTAGTTTAGAGATAAACGGCGAAAAGAAAATTTTTACAGCCACCGGCGATGGTCCTGTAGATGCTGTTATAAAAGCTATAGAAAAAGCTCTACCTCAAGAACCTAAATTCTTGGATTACTCCATAAAAGCCCTTACACCAAACACCGATGCCCAGGCAGAAGCAAGGGTTTTGATAGAGCTAAACGATATAAAATCCTCTGGCAGTTCCACAGATACAGATATAGTAAAAGCCAGTGCAAATGCCTTCTTGGATGCTGTAAACAAAGCGCTTTTCAAAAAACAAGTAAAAGAAAAAGCTATAGAAGGAGTTTAAGTTTTATATGATTTTAAAAGCTCAAAAATCTGAGGCGCTATATCAAAAGCATCAACACCTGTCCATATTCTAAAGCTCTCTAAGCCCTGATAAACGAGCATGGGAAGGCCGTTTACAGCAACGGCTCCTTTCTCTTTTGCTTTTTTTATAAGAGCTGTATCTTTGTATATCACATCAAAAACTATATGATGAGCTGATATCTTATCGTAATCAAAAAGAGCTTTATCATCATCTTTTAATCCCACAGATGTGGTATTTACTATGATATCTACGTATTGAAGTATATCTTCTATGTGTCCTACCACTTCTAAATCAAAAATCTCTTTTAGTTTTAGGGCTTTTTCTATGGTTCTATTGTGAAGGTAAACTTTTACACCAGAGCTTGTAAGAGCGTATATTATAGCTTTTGAAGTCCCACCAGCTCCAAGCACAAGAGCTTTTTTGCCATTTAAAGAAGTTTTTTCTTCCAAAGCCCTTTTAAAACCTATATAATCTGTGTTGTAGGCTTTTATAATGTTTTCTTCAAAAAAAAGTGTATTGCAAGAACCTATTTTCTTTACATCATCAGAGATCACATCTACAAATTCCAACACGTTTTCTTTATGGGGTATTGTAATATTTAGGCCTTTTATAGACATTGCTTTTGCGCCTTTTATAGCAATTTCCAAGTCTTCTGGTTTAACTTCAAAAGGCATATATATAGCGTTTATATTCTTTTTACTAAAAGCAAAAGACTGAAAAACAGGGGATAAACTATGTTTAACTGGATACCCAAAGATACCATAGCAAAGGGTTTTACCGTTTGGTAAGCTCATCATCTTAATTTTAACGTAGCTATGGTAAAAATTGCAAGAAGTATAGATATTATCCAGATTCTTACAACAATCTTTGGTTCTGGAGTGCCGTTTAATTCAAAATGATGATGAATGGGTGCCATTTTAAAAACCCGTTTTCCTTTTGTAATCTTAAAAACGCTTACTTGAATTATTACACTAAGGGCTTCCACCACAAACACCCCACCAGCTATTATAAGGGTTAGTTCTTGCTTTGACATGATAGCAAGCATACCAAGGGCTGCTCCAAGCCCAAGAGATCCCACATCCCCCATAAACATTTGAGCGGGAAAAGAGTTAAACCACAAAAACCCAAGACCAGCCCCTACTACAGCCATGCCAAATATAGCAAGTTCTCCGGCGTTTTCAACATAATGAATCTCCAAATACCTTGCTAATATGCTATTACCAGCCACGTAAGAGATGATCCCAAGAGCAAAAGCAGTAGTCATAGCTGGGACTATAGCAAGTCCATCAAGTCCGTCTGTAAGGTTTACAGCATTTGAAGTGGCTATTAGTATAAGCATTACAAAAACTATATAAAAATATCCCAAATCTAATTTTAGGCTTTTAAAAAAAGGGAAATATATATGAGTATCTATGTGCATAACAAAGTAAAGAAGCGACGCACTTACAAAGCTCACTATTATCTGACCGAGCATCTTAGACCTTGCGGATATACCTTTTTTATTTTTTAACTTTACAAAATCATCTATAAAACCAACAATGGCAAAACCAAAAACCGTAAAAGCCATTATCCATGTTTGGGCTATATCAAGCCTCATGAGCAAAATTGAGGATAATTCAAGGCTAAGTATTATTATAAGCCCGCCCATTGAAGGCACAAACTTTTTCTTAGAATGAGTCTCTGGGGTATCTTCCCTTACATAGCCCCCGTATAATCTATTTAGGGCTGTTACTTTTCTCATAAAAATAGGAGATAAAACAAGCGTAATAAGAAAACTTACGATAACAGCTATCAAAGCCCTAAAGGTGATATATCTTAATACGTTGAATAAAAATATATGACTTTTAAGGACTAACCCAAGCCAATATAACATTTAGCACCTGTTTCTACTAAGAAGCCTATCTAAGATTATGGCGGCGGCGTTTCTAACCGAAAGATGATTCCAATCGGAAACCCCGTAGATGGGTTCTAATATAAGATCAAAGGTTTCCATCAAAGATTTTGGTATACCATATCCTGTACCAAATATTATAAGATAATCATTATCATTAGATTTTATAGCCTTAGAAAGCTCTTTGTAAGATATCGTATTTGGATAAGTCCTCGCGTCGGTACCCACCGTTATGGGTTTTTTGCCTTTTTTAGAGATAATATCTTCTATAATCTCTTCATAGTTATAAACAAGTTTTACCAAAGATACGCTTTCATACCTTGTAAATTGTTTATCTTTGTTTTCTTGGGAAGTCCAATACTCTATCTGTCTTTGGATAATCTCCCTTTGAGCATCCACCGGATGAGCTATATAGTAAGTCTCTACACCGTAGGTTTTTGCAGGTCTTGCTATATCATGAAGATCAAGGGTAGTAAAAGATGTGATAATTCTATTGCCGTATCTATCTGTAGCGGGCCAATGCAAAACTCCTATAAAAACGCTCATTTAAACTTGTGTTCCTCTTTTCTTAAAAGCCTAAAAACGTTGTCTTTGTGCTTATAAAGTATAAGAAAAGCTATCATTGTAGCCCCAAGTTTTTGAGATGTGCTAAAATCTCCTTCCAAAAACAAAAAATACCCTACTAACACAGATGTTATAGAAGCTAAAGATACATATCTAAAAAGGTAAAACACAAAAGCCCAAACCAAAAACATCTTTAAAGCAAGTAAAGGCGATATCCCAAACACCACTCCAAAAGCTGTAGCTACCCCTTTTCCACCTTTAAAATCAGATCTATAAGAGTATATATGACCAATCACCGGTGATACCATCACAATCCCAAACCAAAGAGAGCTTGGGTCTATATAAAATCTATCTAAAATAGCTATCAAAAATCCTTTAAAAGCATCCAGCAAAAACACCAAAGCACCGTATTTTTTACCAAGGGTTCTGGTG
Proteins encoded in this region:
- the queF gene encoding preQ(1) synthase — encoded protein: MQQEKKYGEIEIEKAALEPWENPAKENDYIIEMSFPEFSCLCPRSGYPDYATIKIRYIPNEYIVELKSLKLWLNSFRNQYISHEAATNTIYNKLFELLKPKFLEVIGDFHPRGNLHTVVRVRSDKKYD
- a CDS encoding ABC transporter substrate-binding protein, encoding MYFAFKILKNPYINGILFTLICFLPIYFSKSPKVSNISIKTVDLRKAHISIGKTSNIAYIVLASDPKTLNPVLAQETSSTDVIAPLFNGLTKIDLKTMSIKPELASSWKILNNGKTYIIYLRKGLKWSDGKPLTAYDVEFTYNDIYYNPHIPNSIKDTLSVDGKPFKVKALNKYTVEFDLPHRFAPFLQSISAPILPKHILENAVKQNTFNTFWSVSQKPSLIVGSGPYKLVKYVKGQYVEYEANPYYYKSPKNLPYIKRIKAFIIQDKNIALIQFLEGDISYIGLSPEDLSYFALNKPKTPAIVYDLGETPTTTFITFNQNPHADIPKYKLKWFQNRFFRVAISYAIDRKAIASMVYNNMASPLYGPITPANRPYYKKGLFKRYPFNLSKAKKLFIKAGFYYKKGKLYDKDGHRVEFSLITNSDAQDRKYIGAIVKEDLEKIGIKVIFQPIDFNSLVSKLTTPPYQWESVLIGLTGSIDPNDGKNVWYSKGSLHIWHPMEKKPATLWEKELDTLFDEGSKTINPKKRIDIYRAAFYLIQHYEPMVFIVTPKSLMTSKVYMKNFYPTVWGFYKKDYMYIKR
- the leuA gene encoding 2-isopropylmalate synthase, with translation MDDKRVYIFDTTLRDGEQAPGFSMTIDEKLQMAHQLARLGVDIIEAGFAIASKGDFEAIKLISEEVKGPTICSLARANEADIERAAEALKSAERKRIHTFIATSDIHMQYKLKKTKEEVLELAKKAVRFARNFTDDVEFSCEDATRSSKDFLYKIIEEAIKEGATTINIPDTVGYATPLEFYELIKSIKENVPNIDKAIISVHCHNDLGMATANSLMALKAGARQIECTINAIGERAGNAGLEEVAMALVVRKEYFDNLYTNINTKEIYKTSRLLCRITSSFVQPNKAVVGDNAFAHESGIHQHGVLSNPMTYEIMKPEDVGFPSNRVVLGKHSGRHALKSRLQELGIELPEEEFEKLFEEFKALSDKKKYIYDEDIEALIYKDVLKQDNKSLKLISFQVQTGDNLLPTATVSLEINGEKKIFTATGDGPVDAVIKAIEKALPQEPKFLDYSIKALTPNTDAQAEARVLIELNDIKSSGSSTDTDIVKASANAFLDAVNKALFKKQVKEKAIEGV
- the aroE gene encoding shikimate dehydrogenase, with translation MMSLPNGKTLCYGIFGYPVKHSLSPVFQSFAFSKKNINAIYMPFEVKPEDLEIAIKGAKAMSIKGLNITIPHKENVLEFVDVISDDVKKIGSCNTLFFEENIIKAYNTDYIGFKRALEEKTSLNGKKALVLGAGGTSKAIIYALTSSGVKVYLHNRTIEKALKLKEIFDLEVVGHIEDILQYVDIIVNTTSVGLKDDDKALFDYDKISAHHIVFDVIYKDTALIKKAKEKGAVAVNGLPMLVYQGLESFRIWTGVDAFDIAPQIFELLKSYKT
- the mraY gene encoding phospho-N-acetylmuramoyl-pentapeptide-transferase, with protein sequence MLYWLGLVLKSHIFLFNVLRYITFRALIAVIVSFLITLVLSPIFMRKVTALNRLYGGYVREDTPETHSKKKFVPSMGGLIIILSLELSSILLMRLDIAQTWIMAFTVFGFAIVGFIDDFVKLKNKKGISARSKMLGQIIVSFVSASLLYFVMHIDTHIYFPFFKSLKLDLGYFYIVFVMLILIATSNAVNLTDGLDGLAIVPAMTTAFALGIISYVAGNSILARYLEIHYVENAGELAIFGMAVVGAGLGFLWFNSFPAQMFMGDVGSLGLGAALGMLAIMSKQELTLIIAGGVFVVEALSVIIQVSVFKITKGKRVFKMAPIHHHFELNGTPEPKIVVRIWIISILLAIFTIATLKLR
- a CDS encoding RNA methyltransferase, whose translation is MSVFIGVLHWPATDRYGNRIITSFTTLDLHDIARPAKTYGVETYYIAHPVDAQREIIQRQIEYWTSQENKDKQFTRYESVSLVKLVYNYEEIIEDIISKKGKKPITVGTDARTYPNTISYKELSKAIKSNDNDYLIIFGTGYGIPKSLMETFDLILEPIYGVSDWNHLSVRNAAAIILDRLLSRNRC
- the plsY gene encoding glycerol-3-phosphate 1-O-acyltransferase PlsY, translating into MGFIIGFLLSVFGYLLGSILFAKIVASYKGIDITSVGSKSAGATNVTRTLGKKYGALVFLLDAFKGFLIAILDRFYIDPSSLWFGIVMVSPVIGHIYSYRSDFKGGKGVATAFGVVFGISPLLALKMFLVWAFVFYLFRYVSLASITSVLVGYFLFLEGDFSTSQKLGATMIAFLILYKHKDNVFRLLRKEEHKFK